From the genome of Mycobacterium dioxanotrophicus, one region includes:
- a CDS encoding cytochrome P450: MSAPAMDDAAKVLADPTAYADDARLHGALTRLRAENPVAWVDNPPYRPFWAITKHADIMAIERDNDLFISEPRPLLATAAADDLARQQLDAGMGLRTLIHMDDPHHRKVRSIGADWFRPKAMRDLKVRVDELATRYVDKMAAAGPECDFVTTVAVDFPLYVIMSLLGLPEEDFGRMHMLTQEMFGGDDEEYKREGGSLDDQLAVLLDFFAYFSQLTASRRANPTGDLASAIANGRIDGEPLSDVDTASYYVIVASAGHDTTKDAISGGLLALIENPGELERLRANPELMGTAVEEMIRWSTPVKEFMRTATADTTVRGVPIAKGESVYLAYVSGNRDEDVFADPFRFDVARDPNKHLAFGYGIHFCLGAALARMEMASLFTELLSRLDHIELGGTPVLSATTFVGGLKHLPVRYSLR; encoded by the coding sequence ATGAGCGCGCCTGCGATGGATGACGCCGCCAAGGTCCTGGCCGATCCGACGGCCTACGCCGACGACGCTCGCCTGCACGGGGCGTTGACCCGACTGCGCGCCGAGAACCCGGTCGCGTGGGTGGACAACCCGCCGTACCGCCCGTTCTGGGCGATCACCAAGCACGCCGACATCATGGCCATCGAGCGCGACAACGACCTGTTCATCAGCGAGCCTCGGCCGCTGCTGGCCACCGCGGCCGCCGACGATCTCGCGCGGCAGCAGCTCGACGCCGGTATGGGTCTGCGGACACTGATCCACATGGACGATCCGCATCATCGCAAGGTCCGGTCCATCGGCGCGGACTGGTTCCGCCCCAAGGCAATGCGAGACCTGAAAGTCCGTGTCGACGAACTGGCCACGCGCTATGTCGACAAGATGGCCGCGGCCGGGCCGGAATGTGATTTCGTCACCACGGTGGCGGTCGACTTCCCGCTGTACGTGATCATGTCGCTGCTCGGGCTGCCCGAGGAGGATTTCGGCCGCATGCACATGCTGACCCAGGAGATGTTCGGCGGCGACGACGAGGAGTACAAGCGCGAGGGCGGGTCGCTGGATGACCAATTGGCCGTGCTGCTCGACTTTTTCGCGTACTTCTCACAGTTGACCGCGTCGCGACGGGCCAACCCGACCGGAGACCTCGCGTCGGCCATCGCCAACGGCCGCATCGACGGGGAGCCGTTGTCGGACGTCGACACCGCCTCGTACTACGTGATCGTCGCCAGTGCAGGCCACGACACCACCAAGGACGCGATCTCCGGAGGGCTGCTTGCGCTCATCGAGAACCCCGGCGAACTGGAAAGGCTACGTGCCAATCCCGAGTTGATGGGCACCGCGGTCGAGGAGATGATCCGGTGGTCCACGCCGGTCAAGGAATTCATGCGGACGGCGACTGCCGACACGACGGTGCGTGGCGTACCGATCGCCAAGGGCGAATCCGTTTACCTCGCTTATGTTTCCGGCAACCGCGACGAAGACGTGTTCGCTGATCCGTTCCGCTTCGACGTCGCACGCGACCCGAACAAACACCTGGCCTTCGGCTACGGCATCCACTTCTGCCTGGGCGCGGCGCTGGCCAGGATGGAGATGGCCAGCCTGTTCACCGAACTGCTCTCCCGCCTGGACCACATCGAATTGGGCGGAACACCAGTACTTTCCGCGACGACCTTCGTCGGCGGTCTCAAGCACCTGCCGGTGCGCTACTCGTTACGCTGA
- a CDS encoding TetR/AcrR family transcriptional regulator: MTVAGGSDPRPARSRARLLDAATSLLRSGGPSAVTVDAVTRAANVARATLYRHYASGNDLLAAAFHSMIPPAPVPPNEGSLRDRLLALVEAQAELIVHAPVTVTAMAWLALGGSLGHDDSREVRTLRERVAEQYAAPFGAVLDSPDAAAELGPVDRTRAAALLLGPIVLGRLSMLPEFDYPTCARAAVDGFLATHRRAEGAQRNE; encoded by the coding sequence TTGACTGTGGCTGGCGGGAGTGATCCGCGGCCGGCCCGATCCCGGGCCCGGCTGCTGGATGCGGCGACGTCGCTGCTGCGTTCCGGGGGACCGAGCGCGGTGACGGTCGACGCGGTCACCCGCGCTGCCAATGTCGCAAGGGCCACCCTCTACCGGCATTACGCCAGCGGAAATGACTTGCTGGCAGCGGCTTTTCACTCGATGATCCCGCCCGCGCCGGTACCGCCGAACGAGGGGTCGCTGCGTGACCGGTTGCTCGCGCTCGTAGAAGCTCAAGCTGAGCTCATCGTCCACGCGCCCGTTACCGTGACCGCGATGGCGTGGCTTGCGCTGGGTGGCAGTCTCGGACACGACGACAGCCGGGAGGTGCGCACGCTGCGCGAGCGGGTGGCAGAGCAGTATGCGGCGCCGTTCGGGGCCGTCCTCGACAGTCCCGACGCGGCGGCTGAACTGGGTCCGGTGGACCGCACCAGGGCCGCGGCGCTCCTACTCGGCCCGATCGTGCTCGGCAGATTGAGCATGCTGCCGGAGTTCGACTACCCGACCTGCGCGCGTGCGGCGGTGGACGGTTTCCTGGCCACCCACCGTCGTGCCGAAGGTGCTCAGCGTAACGAGTAG
- the mftG gene encoding mycofactocin dehydrogenase MftG: protein MRADILIVGAGSAGSVLAERLSADPSCRVCVVEAGPAPSDPRVAAQITDGLRLPIGTASGVVRHYRSTLTERPPRHTEIIRGSVVGGSGAVNGGYFCRGLPRDFDGWAVPGWSWRDVLPHFLAIETDLDFDTALHGSDGPILVRRVHEFDGCTASFVSAATAAGFGWLADLNGSDTDAALPAGVGPVPLNINSGTRLGPGGAYLQPALQRPNLEVRADTRVCRILFAGTRAVGVECLGGETLTADRIVLCGGAIGSAQLLMLSGIGPAADLERLGIAVLAGLPVGTSTVDHPEWVLPVDWTPTHDLPPLEAVLTTTDGVEVRPYTAGFAAMVHGPGHDPTELPHLGVALMRPRSRGRVRLASTDPTTAPIIEHRYDSVASDVEALREGTTLARELIGGTAEVGEPSWSTSQHLAGTAPMGSGPEAVLDPSCRVHGITGLWVVDGSIMPAITSRGPHATIAMIGHRAAEFIAR, encoded by the coding sequence GTGCGCGCCGACATCCTGATCGTGGGTGCCGGCAGCGCCGGATCGGTCCTGGCCGAACGACTTTCCGCCGATCCCTCCTGCCGCGTGTGCGTCGTCGAAGCCGGACCTGCCCCGTCGGACCCTCGGGTGGCCGCTCAGATCACTGACGGACTGCGGCTTCCCATCGGCACCGCCAGCGGGGTGGTGCGGCACTATCGGTCCACCTTGACCGAGCGTCCGCCCCGTCACACCGAGATCATCCGCGGCTCGGTCGTCGGCGGTTCGGGAGCGGTCAACGGGGGCTACTTCTGCCGTGGGCTGCCCCGCGACTTCGACGGCTGGGCGGTCCCCGGTTGGAGTTGGCGCGATGTACTGCCGCATTTCCTTGCGATCGAGACGGATCTGGACTTCGACACCGCACTGCACGGCTCCGACGGGCCGATTCTGGTCCGACGGGTGCATGAATTCGACGGGTGTACGGCCTCTTTCGTATCCGCGGCGACGGCGGCGGGATTCGGCTGGCTGGCCGATCTGAACGGCTCGGACACCGACGCGGCGTTGCCGGCAGGTGTGGGCCCGGTCCCGCTGAACATCAACAGTGGAACCCGCCTCGGCCCGGGTGGTGCCTATCTGCAGCCGGCATTGCAGCGCCCCAACCTGGAAGTCCGCGCCGACACCAGGGTCTGCCGCATCCTTTTCGCCGGGACCCGTGCCGTCGGCGTGGAGTGCCTGGGCGGCGAGACCCTCACTGCAGATCGAATTGTCTTGTGCGGCGGCGCAATCGGATCTGCTCAGCTGTTGATGCTGTCCGGCATCGGCCCCGCTGCCGACCTCGAGCGGTTGGGGATCGCGGTGCTGGCGGGATTGCCCGTCGGGACCTCGACGGTGGACCACCCCGAGTGGGTGTTGCCGGTCGATTGGACGCCGACCCATGACCTGCCACCGTTGGAGGCCGTGCTGACCACCACAGACGGCGTCGAGGTGCGCCCGTACACCGCGGGGTTCGCGGCGATGGTGCACGGGCCCGGGCACGATCCCACCGAGTTGCCGCACCTCGGGGTGGCGCTGATGCGGCCGCGGTCCCGCGGGCGGGTCCGGCTCGCCTCGACGGATCCGACGACGGCTCCGATCATCGAGCACCGCTATGACAGCGTGGCTTCCGATGTCGAAGCGCTCCGCGAAGGCACGACGCTGGCCCGCGAATTGATCGGTGGCACTGCGGAAGTCGGCGAACCGTCGTGGTCGACGTCACAGCATCTGGCAGGCACCGCCCCGATGGGCAGTGGCCCCGAAGCCGTGCTCGACCCGAGCTGCCGAGTCCATGGAATCACCGGTCTGTGGGTGGTGGACGGTTCGATCATGCCGGCCATCACCAGTCGTGGACCGCACGCGACCATCGCGATGATCGGCCATCGCGCTGCCGAGTTCATCGCCCGCTGA
- the mftF gene encoding mycofactocin biosynthesis glycosyltransferase MftF (Members of this protein family, MftF, are glycosyltransferases, members of PF00535 (glycosyl transferase family 2). The encoding gene is found as part of the mycofactocin cassette, in Mycobacterium tuberculosis, many other Actinobacteria, and occasional members of other lineages. Mycofactocin itself, a putative redox carrier, is a heavily modified derivative of the C-terminal Val-Tyr dipeptide of the mycofactocin precursor MftA (TIGR03969).), whose translation MTGPRLPDGFAVQVDRRVKVLGEGSALLGGSPTRLLRLAPTARTMLNGGRLEVHDAVSAQLARTLLDATVAHPRPASGPSHRDVTVVIPVRDNVSGLHRLIGTLRGLRVIVVDDGSAVPVSEEEFASMHCDVQVLRHTRSNGPAAARNTGLAACETDFVAFLDSDVVPRRGWLEALLGHFCDPAVALVAPRIVGLHTTDNLVARYEAVRSSLDLGVREAPVVPYGTVSYVPSAAIICRRSALLGVGGFDETMQSGEDVDLCWRFVEAGARLRYEPIALVAHDHRTDLREWFSRKAFYGTSAAPLTVRHPGKTAPLVISGWSLVVWLLLAIGSCIGYLASLVVAVMTGRRIARSLSTVDTEPRDVAVVTATGLWSAALQLCSAICRHYWPIALIAALLCRRARQAVLLAAVVDGVVDWATRRGNADDDTKPVGLLTHIMLKRLDDIAYGTGLWTGVVRERNLGALKPQLRS comes from the coding sequence GTGACCGGCCCGAGGCTGCCTGACGGCTTTGCCGTGCAGGTGGATCGTCGCGTCAAGGTGCTCGGTGAGGGGTCGGCCCTGCTGGGCGGGTCGCCGACGCGTCTGCTGCGACTGGCTCCGACCGCGCGGACCATGCTCAACGGCGGTCGCCTCGAGGTCCATGACGCCGTCAGCGCGCAACTCGCACGCACCCTGCTCGACGCCACCGTCGCTCATCCGCGCCCCGCCAGCGGGCCGTCGCACCGCGACGTTACCGTGGTTATTCCGGTGCGGGACAACGTATCTGGTCTGCACCGGCTGATCGGGACGTTGCGCGGGCTTCGGGTCATCGTGGTCGACGACGGCTCCGCGGTACCGGTGTCCGAGGAGGAGTTCGCCTCGATGCACTGCGACGTCCAGGTGCTGCGGCACACCCGCAGCAACGGGCCGGCAGCCGCCCGCAACACCGGCCTGGCGGCATGTGAGACGGACTTCGTCGCGTTTCTCGACTCCGACGTGGTCCCGCGCCGCGGTTGGCTGGAAGCGTTGCTGGGCCACTTCTGCGATCCGGCCGTGGCGTTGGTCGCGCCTCGGATCGTCGGGCTGCACACCACCGACAACCTGGTTGCCCGGTACGAGGCCGTGCGGTCATCGCTGGACCTGGGTGTCCGGGAGGCGCCGGTGGTTCCGTACGGGACGGTGTCCTACGTGCCCAGCGCCGCGATCATCTGCCGGCGGTCGGCGTTGCTGGGGGTCGGCGGATTCGACGAGACCATGCAGTCCGGTGAGGACGTCGACCTGTGCTGGCGGTTCGTCGAGGCCGGCGCCCGGCTACGGTACGAGCCCATCGCCCTGGTCGCCCACGACCACCGCACCGACCTGCGAGAGTGGTTCAGTCGCAAGGCCTTCTATGGCACATCGGCAGCTCCGCTGACCGTGCGGCACCCCGGAAAGACGGCCCCGCTGGTGATCTCCGGCTGGAGTCTGGTGGTGTGGCTGCTGCTGGCCATCGGCTCGTGCATCGGCTATCTGGCCTCGCTGGTCGTCGCGGTCATGACCGGCAGGCGCATCGCGCGTTCGCTCAGCACGGTCGACACCGAACCCCGGGACGTCGCCGTCGTCACCGCGACTGGATTGTGGTCTGCCGCGCTGCAGCTGTGTTCGGCGATCTGTCGGCACTACTGGCCCATCGCGTTGATCGCCGCGCTGCTCTGCCGTCGGGCCCGGCAGGCGGTGTTGCTGGCGGCCGTGGTCGACGGGGTGGTGGACTGGGCGACCAGACGCGGCAACGCCGACGACGACACCAAGCCCGTCGGCCTGCTGACCCACATCATGCTCAAGCGCCTCGACGACATCGCGTACGGCACGGGCCTGTGGACCGGTGTCGTGCGGGAGCGCAACCTCGGTGCGCTCAAACCGCAGCTGCGGAGTTAG
- the mftE gene encoding mycofactocin biosynthesis peptidyl-dipeptidase MftE, translating into MNSAYHRHVAFPSELGNSTTRQLRNVSPMLVIPVGSTEQHGPHLPLDTDTRIASAVARAAVERLGGVAGSDWVLAPAIGYGASGEHEGFAGTISIGTEALRLLLVEYGRSATSWVSRLVFVNGHGGNVEALAAATALLRSESRDVGWVPCTTAGADAHAGHTETSVLLHISPSDVWCDEVAPGNTAPLAELMPQLRRGGVAAVSAAGVLGDPTTATASEGERIFAEMVEGCTDRIRRWRPDRNGMLT; encoded by the coding sequence GTGAATTCGGCCTACCATCGGCACGTGGCTTTCCCCAGCGAGCTCGGGAACTCGACGACGAGGCAGCTACGAAACGTGTCGCCCATGTTGGTCATCCCGGTCGGCTCTACCGAACAGCACGGACCGCACTTGCCGCTGGACACCGACACGCGCATCGCCTCGGCGGTGGCCCGCGCTGCGGTGGAGCGGCTCGGCGGCGTCGCCGGGTCCGACTGGGTCTTGGCGCCGGCGATCGGCTACGGAGCCAGCGGCGAGCACGAGGGGTTCGCCGGCACCATATCGATCGGTACCGAGGCTCTGAGGCTTTTGCTGGTGGAGTACGGCAGGTCGGCCACGAGCTGGGTGTCGCGCCTGGTGTTCGTCAACGGCCACGGGGGCAATGTGGAGGCGCTGGCGGCGGCCACCGCCCTGCTCCGGTCCGAGAGCCGCGACGTCGGCTGGGTCCCGTGTACGACGGCCGGGGCCGACGCGCATGCCGGCCATACCGAAACTTCTGTATTGCTACATATTTCACCGAGCGATGTGTGGTGCGACGAGGTCGCACCGGGGAACACCGCGCCACTGGCGGAATTGATGCCGCAGTTGCGTCGTGGTGGGGTTGCCGCGGTCAGCGCGGCAGGAGTGCTCGGTGACCCGACCACCGCCACTGCGTCCGAGGGGGAGCGTATCTTTGCTGAGATGGTCGAGGGGTGCACGGATCGGATCCGTCGCTGGCGGCCCGACCGGAACGGGATGCTGACGTGA
- the mftD gene encoding pre-mycofactocin synthase MftD (MftD, an enzyme found in the mycofactocin biosynthesis locus, performs an oxidative deamination of 3-amino-5-[(p-hydroxyphenyl)methyl]-4,4-dimethyl-2-pyrrolidinone (AHDP). The resulting compound, now called pre-mycofactocin (PMFT), is a biologically active redox cofactor that can oxidize the non-exchangeable NADH of TIGR03971 family SDR-type oxidoreductases.) codes for MARDTWFETVAIAQQRAKKRLPRSAYSSLISASEKGVSVSDNVEAFAELGFAPHVVGATEKREMSTTVMGQDISMPVIISPTGVQAVDPDGEVAVARAAAARGTAMGLSSFASKPMEEVTAVNDKIFFQIYWLGSRDEIAERVQRAKDAGAVGLIATTDWSFSHGRDWGSPKIPERMDLKTMIKMSPEVLTKPRWLWSFGKHLRPPDLRVPNQGRRGEPGPTFFEAYGQWMGTPPPTWEDIAWLREQWGGPFLLKGMVRVDDAKRAVDAGVSAITVSNHGGNNLDGTPAAIRCLPAIAEAVGDQIEVLLDGGVRRGSDVVKAVALGARAVMIGRAYLWGLAANGQAGVENVLDILSGGIDSALRGLGKASIHDLSPDDILVPPGFLRSLGVPPNAGI; via the coding sequence ATGGCCCGCGATACCTGGTTCGAAACCGTCGCCATCGCTCAGCAGCGAGCGAAGAAACGTCTGCCCCGCTCCGCCTACTCCTCGCTGATCTCGGCCAGTGAGAAGGGTGTGTCGGTGTCCGACAACGTCGAGGCATTTGCCGAACTCGGCTTTGCTCCGCACGTCGTCGGGGCCACCGAAAAGCGTGAGATGTCGACAACCGTGATGGGTCAGGACATTTCGATGCCCGTCATCATCTCGCCGACAGGTGTGCAGGCGGTCGACCCCGACGGCGAGGTGGCGGTTGCCCGTGCCGCGGCGGCACGCGGTACCGCGATGGGCCTTTCGTCGTTTGCCAGCAAGCCGATGGAAGAAGTCACCGCGGTCAACGACAAGATCTTCTTCCAGATCTATTGGCTCGGCAGCCGAGACGAGATCGCCGAGCGTGTGCAGCGCGCGAAGGACGCCGGCGCGGTCGGTCTGATCGCGACGACCGACTGGAGCTTCAGCCACGGCCGTGACTGGGGTAGCCCCAAGATTCCCGAGCGCATGGATCTCAAGACCATGATCAAGATGTCGCCGGAGGTGCTCACCAAGCCGCGCTGGCTGTGGAGCTTCGGCAAGCATCTGCGTCCGCCGGACCTGCGGGTTCCGAATCAGGGGCGACGTGGCGAGCCGGGGCCGACGTTCTTCGAGGCGTACGGGCAGTGGATGGGCACCCCGCCGCCGACCTGGGAGGACATCGCCTGGCTGCGCGAGCAGTGGGGCGGTCCGTTCCTGCTCAAGGGCATGGTGCGGGTCGATGACGCCAAACGTGCTGTCGATGCCGGGGTTTCGGCCATCACCGTGTCCAACCACGGCGGCAACAATCTGGATGGTACGCCTGCGGCGATCCGGTGCCTGCCGGCGATCGCCGAGGCGGTCGGTGACCAGATCGAGGTTTTGCTCGACGGCGGTGTCCGGCGCGGCAGCGATGTCGTCAAGGCCGTGGCGCTGGGTGCGCGGGCCGTGATGATCGGCCGGGCCTACCTGTGGGGTCTGGCGGCCAATGGACAGGCCGGCGTTGAGAACGTGCTCGACATCCTCTCGGGTGGGATCGACTCGGCGCTGCGCGGGCTCGGCAAGGCCTCGATCCACGATCTGTCGCCCGATGACATTTTGGTGCCGCCGGGATTCCTGCGGTCGCTGGGAGTGCCACCCAACGCTGGCATCTGA
- the mftC gene encoding mycofactocin radical SAM maturase (MftC is a radical SAM/SPASM enzyme that catalyzes the first two steps in biosynthesis of the electron carrier mycofactocin from the terminal Val-Tyr dipeptide of the precursor peptide MftA.), which translates to MTSVAPVPRLVEQFEHGLDAPICLTWELTYACNLACVHCLSSSGKRDPRELSTQQCKDIIDELERMQVFYVNIGGGEPTVRSDFWELVDYATAHHVGVKFSTNGVRITPEVATKLAASDYVDVQISLDGATAEINDAVRGPGSFAMAIRALENLKTAGFKDAKISVVVTRHNVDQLDDFKALADQYGATLRITRLRPSGRGADVWDELHPTATQQRQLYDWLVAHGERVLTGDSFFHLSGLGEPGALAGLNLCGAGRVVCLIDPVGDVYACPFAIHDRFLAGNILSDNGFQNVWQNAPLFRELREPQSAGACGSCGHYDSCRGGCMAAKFFTGLPMDGPDPECVQGYGEPALALERDKPKSSVDHSRTGERKGPVPLKLLTVPPKKFCNESPI; encoded by the coding sequence ATGACTTCCGTAGCGCCCGTACCACGACTGGTCGAGCAGTTCGAGCACGGCCTCGACGCACCCATCTGCCTGACGTGGGAGCTCACCTACGCCTGCAACCTGGCGTGCGTGCACTGCCTGTCGTCCTCGGGCAAACGCGATCCGCGAGAGCTCAGCACGCAGCAGTGCAAGGACATCATCGACGAGCTGGAACGCATGCAGGTGTTCTACGTCAACATCGGTGGCGGCGAACCCACTGTGCGGTCGGACTTTTGGGAGCTTGTCGACTACGCGACCGCCCACCATGTCGGCGTGAAGTTCTCCACCAACGGCGTGCGCATCACGCCGGAGGTGGCAACGAAACTGGCGGCCAGCGACTACGTCGACGTCCAGATCTCCCTGGACGGGGCGACCGCCGAGATCAACGACGCGGTACGCGGCCCCGGCTCGTTCGCCATGGCCATCCGAGCCTTGGAGAACCTCAAGACTGCCGGTTTCAAGGACGCCAAGATCTCGGTGGTGGTGACGCGCCACAACGTCGACCAGCTCGACGATTTCAAGGCGTTGGCCGATCAGTACGGCGCGACGCTGCGCATCACGCGGCTGCGGCCCTCGGGGCGCGGCGCCGACGTCTGGGACGAACTGCACCCCACCGCGACCCAGCAGCGTCAGCTGTACGACTGGCTGGTGGCCCACGGTGAGCGGGTGCTCACGGGGGATTCGTTCTTCCACCTGTCGGGCCTCGGCGAGCCGGGTGCGTTGGCGGGGCTCAACCTGTGCGGAGCCGGCCGGGTGGTCTGCCTGATCGACCCGGTGGGCGACGTGTACGCCTGCCCGTTCGCCATCCACGACCGCTTCCTGGCCGGAAACATCCTGTCAGACAATGGTTTCCAGAACGTCTGGCAAAACGCCCCGCTGTTCCGGGAGCTGCGGGAACCGCAGTCGGCCGGCGCCTGCGGCAGCTGCGGGCACTACGACAGCTGCCGCGGTGGCTGCATGGCCGCCAAGTTCTTCACCGGTCTGCCGATGGACGGGCCGGACCCCGAGTGCGTGCAGGGCTACGGTGAGCCCGCACTCGCGCTGGAGCGGGACAAGCCCAAGTCCAGCGTCGACCATTCCCGTACCGGAGAACGCAAAGGGCCCGTCCCGCTCAAGCTCCTCACTGTCCCCCCCAAGAAGTTCTGCAACGAAAGTCCGATCTGA
- the mftB gene encoding mycofactocin biosynthesis chaperone MftB (MftB, a small protein, is a peptide chaperone that assists the radical SAM enzyme MftC in performing two modifications to the C-terminal Val-Tyr dipeptide of the mycofactocin precursor peptide, MftA. MftB's role is analogous to the role of PqqD in the biosynthesis of PQQ, a cofactor that derives entirely from a Tyr and a Glu in the precursor PqqA.), giving the protein MTGPVSAPTGAAPSFDPERGWRLHHQVAVRPEPFGALLYHFGTRKLSFLKNRTIVTVVNSLADHPDVRSACRAAGVGDDQQAPYLHALGVLAQSKMLVLKENR; this is encoded by the coding sequence ATGACCGGGCCTGTGTCCGCGCCCACCGGTGCGGCACCGTCGTTCGATCCGGAACGCGGCTGGCGGCTGCACCACCAGGTGGCGGTGCGGCCGGAGCCGTTCGGTGCGTTGCTGTATCACTTTGGTACGCGCAAGCTTTCGTTCCTGAAGAACCGGACGATCGTGACGGTGGTCAACTCTCTGGCCGACCATCCGGATGTCCGGTCGGCGTGCCGGGCCGCCGGGGTCGGTGACGATCAGCAGGCCCCGTACCTGCATGCCCTGGGTGTGCTTGCCCAGTCCAAGATGCTCGTTCTCAAGGAGAATCGATGA
- the mftA gene encoding mycofactocin precursor MftA (Mycofactocin is a small molecule electron carrier derived from the final two amino acids, Val-Tyr, of MftA, the mycofactocin precursor. It plays a role in redox homeostasis and the metabolism of alcohols and aldehydes in Actinobacteria, including Mycobacterium tuberculosis.), with protein sequence MEPNQQVESDTELVTETLVEEVSIDGMCGVY encoded by the coding sequence ATGGAACCGAATCAGCAAGTCGAATCCGACACCGAACTCGTGACCGAGACCCTCGTCGAAGAGGTGTCGATCGACGGGATGTGCGGGGTCTACTGA
- the mftR gene encoding mycofactocin system transcriptional regulator (MftR, the mycofactocin system transcriptional regulator, is an uncharacterized TetR family DNA-binding transcription factor. Its role is inferred by context. It occurs as part of the biosynthesis locus for mycofactocin, a partially characterized electron carrier derived from the terminal Val-Tyr dipeptide of the precursor peptide MftA, through a radical SAM enzyme-mediated process.): MSAGRRRSTTQDHIAGVAIELFAARGFDDVSVDDVAAATGISRRTLFRYYPSKNAIPWGNFDAHLQQLRELLATLSPRVSLGEALREALLAFNTYEADEMAQHRQRMRVILETAGLQAYSMTMYAGWREVIAGYVAVRTGRAATDLIPQTVAWLMLGVALSAYEHWLADESVSLTDAIGEAFDIVSPGLDVLAE; encoded by the coding sequence ATGAGTGCGGGACGGCGTCGGTCGACCACCCAGGACCACATCGCCGGAGTGGCCATCGAGTTGTTCGCGGCCCGCGGGTTCGACGACGTCAGCGTCGACGACGTGGCCGCCGCGACGGGCATCTCGCGGCGCACGCTGTTCCGGTACTACCCGTCGAAGAACGCCATCCCCTGGGGCAACTTCGACGCACACCTGCAGCAACTGCGTGAGCTGCTCGCGACGCTGAGCCCACGCGTGAGCCTGGGAGAGGCCCTGCGCGAGGCTCTGCTCGCCTTCAACACCTACGAGGCCGACGAGATGGCCCAGCATCGGCAACGCATGCGCGTGATCCTGGAAACGGCTGGGCTGCAAGCGTATTCGATGACCATGTATGCAGGATGGCGCGAGGTCATCGCCGGCTACGTGGCGGTGCGCACCGGCCGGGCAGCCACCGACCTGATTCCGCAGACCGTGGCATGGCTGATGCTCGGGGTCGCGCTGTCGGCCTACGAGCACTGGCTCGCCGACGAGTCGGTGTCGCTGACCGACGCGATCGGCGAAGCATTCGACATCGTCTCGCCGGGGCTGGACGTGCTGGCCGAATAG